A genomic segment from Streptosporangium roseum DSM 43021 encodes:
- a CDS encoding D-isomer specific 2-hydroxyacid dehydrogenase family protein, producing the protein MEARIAIAPSAEIGAAYGRANSPDLDLLRTNIEKAVAAGGGVIVPPDEADGLVWLIPGEPEELRLALDGHPGIGWVQFPWAGVEKFATTGLFHRPVTFTCAKGSFAGQVSEHALMLTLACLRSVVRQARTPHWSPVDPRSLHGQRVTILGGGGIATELVRLLRPFECHVRVIRRRPEKVEGAEETLPSTALHAVLPETDVLVLALALTPETRHVIGAAELALLPADAVVVNVARGAHIDTDALIEALRDGAIAAAGLDVTDPEPLPEGHPLWSDPRALITSHCADSAEYVMRMLCERVERNVRHLREGLPLEGVIDPTTGY; encoded by the coding sequence ATGGAAGCCCGTATCGCGATCGCCCCGTCCGCGGAGATCGGAGCGGCCTACGGCCGCGCCAACTCCCCCGACCTCGACCTTCTCCGTACCAACATCGAGAAGGCCGTGGCCGCCGGGGGCGGTGTCATCGTGCCGCCGGACGAGGCCGACGGCCTGGTGTGGCTCATCCCCGGGGAGCCGGAGGAGCTCCGGCTGGCGCTGGACGGTCACCCGGGGATCGGGTGGGTGCAGTTCCCCTGGGCGGGGGTGGAGAAGTTCGCGACGACCGGGCTCTTCCACCGGCCGGTGACCTTCACCTGCGCCAAGGGGTCGTTCGCCGGGCAGGTGAGCGAGCACGCGCTGATGTTGACGCTGGCCTGCCTGCGCAGTGTCGTACGGCAGGCGCGGACGCCGCACTGGTCTCCGGTCGATCCCCGGTCGCTGCACGGTCAGAGGGTGACGATCCTGGGCGGCGGCGGCATCGCCACCGAGCTCGTCCGTCTCCTGCGGCCTTTCGAGTGCCATGTCCGGGTGATCCGCCGCCGGCCGGAGAAGGTCGAGGGCGCCGAGGAGACGCTGCCGTCCACGGCTCTGCACGCCGTACTCCCCGAGACCGACGTCCTGGTGCTGGCCCTCGCCCTCACCCCGGAGACGAGGCACGTCATCGGCGCCGCCGAGCTGGCCCTGCTGCCGGCGGACGCCGTCGTGGTCAACGTCGCACGCGGCGCGCACATCGACACGGACGCGCTGATCGAAGCCCTCCGGGACGGGGCGATCGCCGCCGCCGGCCTGGACGTGACGGACCCCGAACCGCTCCCCGAGGGGCACCCTCTGTGGAGCGACCCCAGGGCCCTCATCACCTCGCACTGCGCGGACTCCGCCGAGTACGTCATGCGGATGCTCTGCGAGCGGGTCGAGCGGAACGTGCGTCACCTGCGGGAGGGCCTTCCGCTGGAAGGAGTGATCGATCCCACCACGGGTTACTGA
- a CDS encoding ATP-binding protein — translation MASEMLGHVALPGDVASVPQARLYVRDLLGAVGPSRLEDALLLVTELVTNSVRHSDSGCRPDGQVAVVVTERTEVLHVDVIDQGSASRTPRVHQDVDADSGGGRGLWLVRELASAWGWHDDPAGRVVWFQMTKQPPE, via the coding sequence ATGGCATCGGAAATGCTGGGACATGTCGCACTTCCTGGAGACGTCGCGTCCGTTCCGCAGGCCCGGTTATACGTCCGCGACCTGCTGGGCGCCGTCGGCCCCAGCCGGTTGGAGGACGCTCTCCTCCTCGTCACCGAGCTCGTGACCAACTCGGTGCGGCACTCCGACTCCGGCTGCCGCCCCGACGGGCAGGTGGCGGTGGTCGTCACCGAGCGCACCGAGGTGCTCCACGTCGATGTAATCGACCAGGGGTCGGCCAGCCGTACTCCCCGGGTCCACCAGGACGTCGACGCGGACAGCGGCGGAGGCCGGGGACTGTGGCTGGTGCGGGAGCTGGCCTCGGCGTGGGGATGGCACGACGATCCGGCGGGACGCGTGGTCTGGTTCCAGATGACGAAACAGCCTCCGGAGTGA
- a CDS encoding FGGY family carbohydrate kinase: MTTVLAIDQGTSGTKAVVVDGDGGVLGIAELPVRPTYLPGGGVEQDPRELLDSVLDAGREAVARAGARIDAVTLANQGETVLAWDPVTGDPLSPAIVWQDRRSAGICAELDGFRDRIADTTGLILDPYFSAPKMAWLRRNVTGEGVVTTSDSWIVHHLTGEFVTDVSTASRSLVTRLGDVEWNAELLELFRLGEERLPRIVSCDEVVGGTSAFGGHVPVAGLVVDQQAALLAENCLRAGEAKCTFGTGAFLLANTGTSATRSTAGLAASVAWRVRGETSYCFDGQVYTAASAVRWLQDLGFVRSAADLDSVAAADAEGVLCVPALAGLAAPWWRPDARAAFTGMTLSTGPRHLVLAVLQGIAAQVAQLGELVATDLGQPLTTLRVDGGLTRSRVLMQAVADLMQIRIDVYPSQHATPLGAVALARASLDPSLALEDAVDAWEPSTTYGPRWSADQAADFRSRWGEAVAAAVTREGKR; this comes from the coding sequence GTGACGACGGTACTGGCGATAGACCAGGGGACGTCCGGCACCAAGGCGGTCGTCGTCGACGGTGACGGCGGGGTGCTCGGCATCGCCGAGCTCCCCGTCCGTCCCACCTACCTGCCCGGGGGAGGAGTCGAGCAGGACCCCCGCGAACTGCTCGACTCGGTCCTCGACGCCGGCCGCGAGGCCGTCGCGCGGGCCGGTGCGCGGATCGACGCCGTCACGCTGGCGAACCAGGGCGAGACCGTGCTGGCGTGGGACCCCGTCACAGGCGACCCCCTCTCCCCCGCCATCGTGTGGCAGGACCGCCGGTCGGCGGGCATCTGCGCGGAGCTGGACGGGTTCAGGGATCGGATCGCCGACACCACCGGGCTGATCCTGGACCCGTACTTCTCCGCCCCCAAGATGGCGTGGCTGCGCCGGAACGTGACGGGCGAGGGGGTGGTCACCACCTCGGACTCCTGGATCGTCCACCATCTGACCGGGGAGTTCGTCACCGACGTCTCCACGGCCAGCCGATCGCTGGTGACGCGGCTCGGCGACGTCGAGTGGAACGCGGAGCTGCTCGAACTGTTCCGGCTCGGCGAGGAGCGTCTGCCCCGCATCGTCTCGTGCGACGAGGTGGTCGGCGGCACCTCCGCGTTCGGCGGGCACGTCCCCGTCGCCGGGCTCGTGGTCGACCAGCAGGCGGCGCTGCTCGCGGAGAACTGCCTGAGGGCCGGCGAGGCGAAATGCACCTTCGGCACCGGCGCGTTCCTGCTGGCCAACACCGGCACCTCCGCCACCCGCTCCACGGCGGGACTGGCCGCGTCGGTCGCCTGGCGCGTCCGGGGGGAGACCTCCTACTGCTTCGACGGCCAGGTCTACACGGCCGCCTCCGCTGTGCGGTGGCTGCAGGACCTCGGTTTCGTCCGGAGCGCGGCGGACCTCGACTCCGTCGCGGCCGCGGACGCCGAAGGGGTCCTGTGCGTCCCGGCGCTGGCCGGCCTGGCCGCCCCGTGGTGGCGTCCCGACGCCAGGGCCGCGTTCACCGGGATGACGCTCTCCACCGGCCCGCGCCACCTCGTGCTCGCCGTACTGCAGGGGATCGCGGCGCAGGTCGCCCAGCTCGGCGAGCTCGTCGCCACCGACCTCGGGCAGCCGTTGACCACGCTCCGCGTGGACGGCGGGCTCACCCGGAGCCGCGTTCTCATGCAGGCGGTCGCCGATCTGATGCAGATCCGGATCGACGTCTACCCCTCCCAGCACGCCACCCCGCTGGGCGCGGTGGCACTGGCCCGCGCCTCGCTCGACCCGTCGCTCGCCCTTGAGGACGCGGTGGACGCGTGGGAACCCAGCACGACCTACGGACCTCGATGGTCCGCGGATCAGGCAGCCGACTTCCGTTCCCGCTGGGGAGAGGCCGTCGCCGCTGCCGTGACACGGGAGGGAAAGCGGTGA
- a CDS encoding amino acid permease has product MSQYSPPTPGSETTSGVEEFGYKQAMKRGTGRFASFAVAFAFVSIATGIFTTYGSVLNSSGPVGIWTWPIVIVGQLAVAFIFGSLAARIPVTGYSYQWMSRLANPVLGWIIGWISFTFLAIVVVAVDYTIASTVLPVLLQYEGTALNAWVITGVVILFQAVLVAFSTKWTERVNNFAVSAELIGMVALVLLLLGVGFVAKEVNFANLFSTGAVPADGYLSFGTLTSAGPWMLGFLLGAFTIVGFESAANLAEETKDPARVVPRAMWQAVLASGVLGFLFLVAVTLLAGDPVELAKSATPIADVITRVLGPVVGTALLVLVVIAIFACGMVILMTGVRLVWAMSRDERFPGWQAWRKISPRFGTPLNATVFMLVIGELILAIFSTRTDALFGLFAAATLLPAIIYTGTVVMYVVKRKALPPSRGFDLGRWEIPVIVVALVWLVFELLLFRDASFVDPWTYVLIMLVLGAAYLVYLLVTRGGARGLAMPDMHSIDAELNADAAKGTEAARDGATAGAGAVDDTDGARGR; this is encoded by the coding sequence ATGTCCCAGTATTCACCACCCACCCCCGGCAGTGAGACCACCTCAGGCGTCGAGGAGTTCGGCTACAAGCAGGCGATGAAGCGCGGCACCGGCCGCTTCGCCTCGTTCGCCGTCGCGTTCGCCTTCGTCTCGATCGCCACCGGCATCTTCACCACCTACGGTTCGGTGCTGAACAGCTCCGGACCGGTCGGCATCTGGACCTGGCCGATCGTGATTGTCGGGCAGCTGGCCGTCGCGTTCATCTTCGGGTCCCTGGCCGCGCGCATCCCGGTGACCGGATACTCCTACCAGTGGATGTCCCGGCTGGCGAACCCCGTGCTCGGGTGGATCATCGGCTGGATCTCGTTCACGTTCCTGGCGATCGTGGTCGTCGCGGTGGACTACACCATCGCCTCCACCGTTCTGCCCGTTCTGCTGCAGTACGAGGGGACGGCGCTGAACGCGTGGGTGATCACAGGCGTGGTCATCCTGTTCCAGGCCGTCCTGGTGGCGTTCTCCACCAAGTGGACCGAGCGGGTCAACAACTTCGCCGTGTCCGCGGAGCTCATCGGCATGGTCGCCCTCGTCCTGCTCCTCCTCGGCGTGGGGTTCGTCGCGAAGGAGGTCAACTTCGCGAACCTGTTCAGCACCGGCGCCGTCCCGGCCGACGGCTACCTCAGCTTCGGGACGCTCACCTCGGCGGGCCCGTGGATGCTGGGCTTCCTGCTCGGCGCGTTCACGATCGTCGGCTTCGAGTCGGCGGCCAACCTCGCGGAGGAGACGAAGGACCCGGCCCGCGTCGTCCCCCGCGCCATGTGGCAGGCGGTTCTCGCCTCCGGCGTGCTCGGGTTCCTGTTCCTCGTCGCCGTCACCCTGCTCGCCGGCGACCCGGTCGAGCTGGCGAAGTCGGCGACGCCGATCGCCGATGTGATCACCCGGGTGCTGGGCCCCGTCGTGGGTACGGCGCTGCTGGTGCTGGTGGTGATCGCGATCTTCGCCTGCGGCATGGTGATCCTCATGACCGGGGTGCGCCTGGTGTGGGCGATGTCCCGCGACGAGCGGTTCCCCGGCTGGCAGGCCTGGCGGAAGATCTCGCCGCGGTTCGGCACGCCTCTGAACGCCACCGTGTTCATGCTCGTCATCGGCGAGCTGATCCTGGCGATCTTCTCCACCCGGACCGACGCCCTGTTCGGACTGTTCGCCGCCGCCACCCTGCTGCCCGCGATCATCTACACGGGGACCGTCGTCATGTACGTGGTCAAGCGGAAGGCGCTGCCGCCGAGCAGGGGATTCGACCTGGGCCGGTGGGAGATCCCGGTGATCGTCGTCGCGCTGGTCTGGCTGGTGTTCGAGCTGCTGCTCTTCCGTGACGCCTCGTTCGTGGACCCGTGGACCTACGTGCTGATCATGCTTGTCCTGGGCGCCGCGTACCTGGTGTACCTCCTGGTCACCCGCGGCGGGGCCAGGGGGCTGGCGATGCCGGACATGCACTCCATCGACGCGGAGCTGAACGCCGACGCCGCCAAGGGCACGGAAGCCGCCAGGGACGGCGCCACCGCAGGCGCGGGGGCCGTCGACGACACGGACGGGGCGCGCGGGCGGTGA
- a CDS encoding PPOX class F420-dependent oxidoreductase — MSNPPLPEEAVAMLKKPNPAVIATLRSDGQPVSTATWYLWDDGRILINMDKGRKRLDHIRADPRVTLTVLDEDNWYTHVSIIGHVAELRDDTDLSGIDRLAQQYLGKEYPQRDRGRVSAWIEIDRWHGWGAHKDNSQPG; from the coding sequence ATGTCGAACCCGCCGCTTCCGGAGGAAGCAGTCGCCATGCTGAAGAAGCCGAACCCCGCCGTCATCGCGACGCTCCGGTCCGACGGCCAGCCGGTGTCCACGGCCACCTGGTACCTCTGGGACGACGGCCGGATTCTGATCAACATGGACAAGGGCCGCAAGCGGTTGGACCACATACGCGCCGATCCCCGGGTCACCCTCACCGTGCTCGACGAGGACAACTGGTACACGCACGTCAGCATCATCGGACATGTCGCCGAATTACGTGACGACACGGATCTGAGCGGCATCGACCGGCTGGCCCAGCAGTACCTCGGGAAGGAGTATCCGCAGCGGGACCGCGGCAGGGTCAGCGCCTGGATCGAGATCGACCGCTGGCACGGCTGGGGCGCGCACAAGGACAACAGCCAGCCCGGCTGA
- a CDS encoding PHP domain-containing protein yields the protein MRIDLHAHSTASDGTDPPGELAEKAAAAGLDVVALTDHDTTAGWEAAAAALPAGLTLVRGAELSGRWYGAEPTVGLHLLAYLFDPGHGPLAAELARVRRSREQRAERTVALLNDGGIDVTVPEIREYAAGGTVGRPHLAQALIRRGLVETVSEAFAPEWLGRRYRLPKADIDAFTAVRLVNEAGGVSVLAHPRASSRGHIVPDTLIAELAAAGLWGVEADHTDHTADDRAHVRRLARDLGLRVTGSSDYHGTNKTVRLGAFTTDPSVYEDLISAATGTVPLVGA from the coding sequence ATGCGGATCGACCTGCACGCCCACTCCACCGCCAGTGACGGTACGGACCCTCCCGGCGAGCTGGCGGAGAAGGCGGCCGCGGCCGGGCTGGACGTGGTGGCGCTCACCGACCACGACACGACCGCCGGGTGGGAGGCCGCCGCGGCCGCGCTGCCCGCGGGGCTGACGCTGGTGCGCGGCGCCGAGCTGTCGGGCCGGTGGTACGGCGCCGAGCCGACCGTGGGGCTGCACCTGCTCGCCTACCTCTTCGACCCCGGTCACGGGCCGCTGGCCGCGGAGCTGGCCCGGGTCCGCAGGTCCCGCGAGCAGCGGGCGGAGCGGACGGTGGCGCTGCTGAACGACGGCGGCATCGACGTCACGGTCCCCGAGATACGCGAGTACGCGGCCGGCGGCACCGTGGGACGCCCCCATCTCGCGCAGGCGCTCATCCGGCGGGGCCTCGTCGAGACCGTGAGCGAGGCCTTCGCGCCGGAATGGCTGGGCCGCCGCTACCGCCTGCCCAAGGCCGACATCGACGCGTTCACCGCCGTCCGGCTGGTGAACGAGGCCGGTGGCGTCTCGGTGCTGGCGCACCCGCGGGCGAGCAGCCGGGGCCACATCGTGCCCGACACGCTGATCGCCGAACTCGCGGCGGCGGGCCTGTGGGGCGTCGAGGCGGACCACACGGACCACACGGCGGACGACCGCGCGCACGTGCGCCGGCTCGCCCGCGACCTGGGCCTGCGGGTCACCGGCTCCAGCGACTACCACGGCACCAACAAGACCGTCCGCCTCGGCGCCTTCACCACCGACCCGTCCGTCTACGAGGACCTGATCTCCGCCGCGACGGGCACCGTACCCCTCGTCGGAGCGTGA
- a CDS encoding DeoR/GlpR family DNA-binding transcription regulator, with translation MLPAERHSRIGEALRASRVVSTDDLARELAVSAETIRRDFVLLERRGKLVRVHGGATIALGQAAGEETPFVERTGTAAEAKKRIGRAAAALTRAGQTIVIDVGTTAVDVARALPLDFSGTVATCSLLVAAELSERADIEILVCGGRLRGGDLALSNSVAQAFFADLNPDIAFLGSGGVDAVAGLTDYYLDEIAVRRTILRNAACSYVLADSSKFGRVARHRVAGMDEFDGLITEAEPPPSIRDAITGEGGVIVLP, from the coding sequence ATGCTGCCCGCTGAGCGGCATTCGCGGATCGGGGAGGCGCTCCGGGCCTCCCGCGTGGTCAGCACCGACGACCTCGCACGCGAGCTCGCCGTGTCGGCGGAGACGATCCGCCGTGACTTCGTCCTGCTCGAACGCCGGGGAAAGCTGGTGCGCGTCCATGGAGGCGCGACGATCGCGCTCGGGCAGGCGGCCGGGGAGGAGACCCCGTTCGTCGAGCGGACCGGGACCGCCGCGGAGGCGAAGAAGCGCATCGGCCGCGCCGCGGCGGCGCTCACCCGCGCGGGCCAGACGATCGTGATCGATGTGGGGACCACCGCCGTCGACGTGGCCCGCGCGCTGCCGCTGGACTTCTCCGGGACCGTGGCCACCTGCTCCCTCCTGGTCGCGGCCGAGCTCTCCGAGCGGGCCGACATCGAGATCCTCGTCTGCGGGGGCAGGCTCCGGGGAGGAGATCTCGCGCTCTCGAACTCGGTCGCCCAGGCGTTCTTCGCGGACCTGAACCCGGACATCGCGTTCCTCGGGTCCGGCGGCGTCGACGCCGTGGCCGGTCTGACCGACTACTACCTGGACGAGATCGCCGTACGCAGGACGATCCTCAGGAACGCGGCCTGCTCGTACGTACTCGCCGACTCCAGCAAGTTCGGCCGGGTCGCCCGCCATCGCGTCGCCGGCATGGACGAGTTCGACGGCCTGATCACGGAGGCGGAGCCTCCGCCGAGCATTCGGGACGCCATCACGGGCGAGGGCGGGGTGATCGTTCTTCCCTGA
- a CDS encoding NAD(P)/FAD-dependent oxidoreductase, with product MSTTRGTMGTTFDVAVIGAGIVGSAIARKLAGYELSVALLDARDDVGDGTSKANTAILHTGFDAKPGTLESRLVREGYHLLSDYAERTGIPVERTGALLVAWTGEELDALPALKEKAERNGYGKTRIVGRDEVYQQVPHLGEGALGGLTVPDESIICTWTTNLALATEAVLRGVTLLLNRRVQSVEDRGDRTALRTSGGEVNARWVVNAAGLGADVIDRLFGHDRFTVTPRRGELLVYDKLARPLVDRIILPVPTSRGKGVLISPTVYGNVLLGPTAEDLTDRTDTGTSEKGLEFLLGKGEKLMPDLLREEVTATYAGLRAASDHPDYLIEADAGRRYVLVGGIRSTGLTSGIAVGEHVAELIGDAGLALTPREDLPEPPHMPNLGEAYLRPYQDAARIAGDPAYGRVVCFCERVTAGEIRDTFRSPIPPAGLEGLRRRTRAMNGRCQGFFCGAEVGKLMDTKGGSACEQRHPSPEAQR from the coding sequence GTGAGCACCACGAGGGGGACGATGGGCACCACGTTCGACGTGGCGGTGATCGGTGCCGGCATCGTCGGCTCGGCCATCGCCCGCAAGCTGGCCGGATACGAGCTGAGCGTCGCGCTGCTGGACGCGCGCGACGACGTCGGCGACGGCACGAGCAAGGCGAACACCGCCATTCTGCACACCGGTTTCGACGCGAAACCCGGCACGCTCGAATCCCGCCTGGTCCGCGAGGGCTACCACCTGCTCTCCGACTACGCGGAGCGGACCGGCATCCCGGTCGAGCGCACCGGGGCCCTGCTGGTGGCCTGGACCGGGGAGGAGCTCGACGCTCTGCCGGCCCTGAAGGAGAAGGCGGAGCGGAACGGGTACGGCAAGACGCGGATCGTCGGCCGTGACGAGGTGTACCAGCAGGTCCCCCACCTCGGGGAAGGGGCTCTGGGCGGGCTGACCGTTCCCGACGAGTCCATCATCTGCACCTGGACCACCAACCTCGCCCTGGCCACGGAGGCCGTCCTGCGCGGCGTGACGCTGCTGCTGAACCGGAGGGTGCAGTCGGTCGAGGACCGCGGCGACCGCACCGCGCTGCGCACCTCCGGCGGGGAGGTGAACGCCCGCTGGGTCGTCAACGCGGCCGGACTCGGCGCCGACGTCATCGACCGGCTGTTCGGCCACGACCGTTTCACCGTCACGCCGCGCCGCGGCGAGCTGCTGGTCTACGACAAGCTCGCCCGCCCGCTGGTCGACAGGATCATCCTGCCCGTGCCCACCTCACGGGGCAAGGGTGTCCTGATCAGTCCCACCGTCTACGGCAACGTCCTGCTCGGCCCCACCGCCGAGGACCTCACCGACCGCACCGACACCGGCACCTCGGAGAAGGGGCTGGAGTTCCTGCTGGGCAAGGGGGAGAAGCTGATGCCCGACCTCCTGCGGGAGGAGGTCACGGCGACCTACGCCGGTCTGCGGGCGGCGAGCGACCACCCGGACTACCTCATCGAGGCCGACGCGGGGCGACGCTACGTCCTGGTCGGCGGGATCCGCTCGACCGGCCTCACCTCCGGCATCGCCGTCGGCGAGCACGTCGCCGAGCTGATCGGGGACGCCGGCCTGGCGCTCACGCCACGGGAGGACCTGCCGGAGCCGCCGCACATGCCCAACCTCGGGGAGGCCTACCTCCGCCCGTACCAGGACGCCGCCCGGATCGCCGGCGACCCCGCCTACGGCAGGGTGGTCTGCTTCTGCGAGAGGGTGACCGCCGGCGAGATCCGCGACACCTTCCGGTCGCCGATCCCCCCGGCCGGCCTGGAAGGGCTCCGCCGCCGCACCCGGGCGATGAACGGGCGCTGCCAGGGATTCTTCTGCGGCGCCGAGGTCGGGAAACTGATGGACACCAAGGGCGGGAGCGCCTGTGAACAGCGCCACCCGTCGCCGGAGGCACAGCGATGA